A genomic region of Tsukamurella pulmonis contains the following coding sequences:
- a CDS encoding UPF0182 family protein: MTTPRAAGIPTLSRRAKILIALAVALLALLLIGPRVVDVFTAFLWYGSLGHAGVLRTVLLSRFGLFVVTGLVLALFTFVGMWLAYRVRPAFLPSPTDDPVVRYRAVVMSKLKTFAIVPALLIGLIAGIFGQASWQQVLLFFNRQSFGQTDAEFGKDIGFYAFTLPFIEFVLGFLFAGLILMFLANLVTHYVFGGIRLAGREGSLSRGARIQLAAIAGVFLLTKAVAYWFDRYGLVYSNRSPMFTGASYTDIHAMLPAKAILTGIAIICAAAFFFGIVLRDLRVPAVATVLMLFSSLVVGVGWPTAVQTFSVGPNAEKELPYIARNIAATREAYGLTDAKYETADSKASPEALQTLTAKDAPSLQNVRLLDPNVVSPAFANFGKLKDYYKLTDKLSVDRYDVGGNLSNVLLAPIELNPEETPTDWTSRHMVYTHGNGLLTAPAGQVDQVVSESGKDAVANANAGGQPVITRNGIAGKATVSQPRIYYGEVIGSDPDFYSVVGSTGDPRELDSDTERSRYEGEGGVGIGNWFTRLAYAIKFTERNILLNGNIGPDSKIIYQRDPRDRVKQLAPFLTVDTKTYPMVDSRTGRILWVVDGYTTLPKYPYAQQTSLSDATGSRQQAAPGQQGQRRQVDEKVGYIRNSVKATVDAYDGSVHLYQVDESDPVLNAWKNVFPGVVEPKSAVPAEVEKQFRYPQDLFEVQRFLLQKYHTTDANTFRQQNDLWQVAAAPGETPDKDGLQSPYYSVAAAPGGGAARFQLSSVLQQKDQAYMAAYVSVASEGEDAGRLVVRDVRGLPGRQTPGPVWAVDLITGSQAVANDKANIQALSPKYGNVQAISLANGGLTYLWPMYAQGQGGKTAPKLIKVLSLNPVTGGAGYRTTVAASLSDAGYKGVDAALATAATGVSGPTQGQTVPGGGGQPGPTPPTEATVPGAETPEVKAAVKEVSDAWGSVLSAQRSGDQVAVGQAMKQLGDAITKLQAAEAKAGGGN; the protein is encoded by the coding sequence GTGACGACACCTCGTGCCGCGGGCATTCCCACGCTGTCCCGCCGGGCAAAGATCCTCATCGCGTTGGCGGTGGCGCTGCTGGCGTTGCTGCTCATCGGGCCGCGGGTGGTGGACGTGTTCACCGCCTTCCTCTGGTACGGCTCACTCGGCCATGCGGGCGTACTGCGCACGGTGCTGCTCTCGCGCTTCGGCCTGTTCGTGGTGACGGGTCTGGTCCTGGCGCTGTTCACGTTCGTCGGCATGTGGCTGGCGTACCGCGTGCGCCCGGCCTTCCTGCCCTCGCCCACGGACGATCCGGTGGTGCGCTACCGCGCCGTGGTGATGAGCAAGCTCAAGACCTTCGCGATCGTCCCGGCGCTGCTCATCGGCCTCATCGCCGGCATCTTCGGGCAGGCGTCGTGGCAGCAGGTGCTGCTGTTCTTCAACCGGCAGAGCTTCGGCCAGACCGACGCCGAGTTCGGCAAGGACATCGGCTTCTACGCCTTCACGCTGCCCTTCATCGAGTTCGTCCTCGGCTTCCTGTTCGCCGGGCTGATCCTGATGTTCCTGGCGAACCTGGTCACGCACTACGTCTTCGGCGGCATTCGGCTGGCGGGCCGCGAGGGCTCGCTCTCGCGCGGTGCGCGCATCCAGCTCGCGGCGATCGCGGGCGTGTTCCTGCTGACCAAGGCCGTCGCCTACTGGTTCGACCGGTACGGCCTGGTGTACTCGAACCGCTCGCCGATGTTCACCGGCGCCAGCTACACCGACATCCACGCGATGCTGCCGGCGAAGGCGATCCTGACCGGTATCGCGATCATCTGCGCGGCCGCCTTCTTCTTCGGCATCGTGCTGCGGGACCTGCGCGTCCCGGCCGTCGCGACGGTGCTCATGCTGTTCTCCTCCCTCGTGGTCGGCGTGGGCTGGCCCACCGCCGTGCAGACCTTCTCGGTCGGCCCGAACGCGGAGAAGGAGCTGCCGTACATCGCGCGCAACATCGCCGCCACCAGGGAGGCGTACGGGCTGACGGACGCCAAGTACGAGACAGCCGACTCGAAGGCGTCCCCGGAGGCACTGCAGACGCTCACGGCCAAGGACGCGCCGTCGCTGCAGAACGTGCGACTGCTGGACCCGAACGTGGTCTCGCCGGCGTTCGCCAACTTCGGCAAGCTCAAGGACTACTACAAGCTCACCGACAAGCTCTCGGTCGACCGCTACGACGTGGGCGGCAACCTCTCGAACGTGCTCCTCGCTCCGATCGAGTTGAACCCGGAGGAGACGCCCACCGACTGGACCTCGCGCCACATGGTCTACACGCACGGCAACGGCCTGCTCACCGCCCCTGCGGGCCAGGTCGACCAGGTGGTCAGCGAGAGCGGTAAGGACGCGGTCGCCAACGCCAACGCGGGTGGTCAGCCCGTGATCACCCGCAACGGCATCGCGGGCAAGGCCACCGTGTCGCAGCCGCGCATCTACTACGGCGAGGTCATCGGCTCGGACCCCGACTTCTACTCGGTCGTGGGCAGCACGGGCGATCCGCGCGAGCTCGACAGCGACACCGAGCGCTCGCGCTACGAGGGTGAGGGCGGCGTCGGCATCGGCAACTGGTTCACCCGCCTGGCCTACGCGATCAAGTTCACCGAGCGGAACATCCTGCTCAACGGCAACATCGGCCCGGACTCGAAGATCATCTACCAGCGCGATCCGCGTGATCGGGTCAAGCAGCTCGCGCCCTTCCTGACGGTCGACACCAAGACCTACCCGATGGTCGACTCGCGCACCGGCCGGATCCTGTGGGTGGTCGACGGCTACACCACGCTGCCGAAGTACCCCTACGCGCAGCAGACCTCGCTCTCGGACGCCACGGGCAGCCGCCAGCAGGCGGCGCCCGGCCAGCAGGGGCAGCGCCGCCAGGTGGACGAGAAGGTGGGCTACATCCGCAACTCGGTCAAGGCGACCGTCGACGCCTACGACGGCTCGGTGCACCTGTACCAGGTCGACGAGTCGGACCCCGTCCTCAACGCGTGGAAGAACGTCTTCCCCGGCGTGGTCGAGCCGAAGAGCGCCGTCCCCGCCGAGGTCGAGAAGCAGTTCCGCTACCCGCAGGACCTGTTCGAGGTGCAGCGCTTCCTGCTGCAGAAGTACCACACGACGGACGCGAACACCTTCCGGCAGCAGAACGACCTGTGGCAGGTCGCGGCGGCCCCCGGCGAGACGCCGGACAAGGACGGCCTGCAGTCGCCGTACTACTCGGTCGCGGCAGCTCCGGGCGGCGGCGCGGCGCGGTTCCAGTTGTCGTCGGTCCTGCAGCAGAAGGACCAGGCGTACATGGCGGCGTACGTCTCGGTGGCCTCCGAGGGCGAGGACGCCGGCCGGCTCGTGGTGCGCGACGTGCGCGGGCTGCCCGGCCGGCAGACCCCCGGCCCGGTGTGGGCGGTCGACCTGATCACGGGCTCCCAGGCGGTGGCGAACGACAAGGCGAACATCCAGGCGCTGAGCCCCAAGTACGGCAACGTGCAGGCGATCAGCCTCGCGAACGGCGGGCTGACCTACCTGTGGCCGATGTACGCCCAGGGCCAGGGCGGGAAGACGGCACCGAAGCTGATCAAGGTGCTCAGCCTCAACCCCGTCACGGGTGGCGCGGGCTACCGCACCACGGTTGCGGCGTCGCTGTCCGACGCGGGCTACAAGGGCGTCGACGCGGCGCTCGCCACGGCCGCCACGGGCGTCTCCGGCCCCACGCAGGGGCAGACGGTGCCCGGTGGCGGTGGTCAGCCCGGCCCCACGCCGCCCACGGAGGCGACGGTGCCCGGCGCCGAGACCCCGGAGGTGAAGGCCGCGGTCAAGGAGGTCTCCGACGCCTGGGGTTCGGTGCTCTCGGCGCAGCGTTCCGGCGACCAGGTCGCCGTCGGCCAGGCCATGAAGCAGCTCGGCGATGCGATCACCAAGCTGCAGGCGGCCGAGGCGAAGGCGGGCGGCGGCAACTGA
- a CDS encoding PPA1309 family protein: protein MGRARTHRRETPPGAGCDHGRVSYDEAEQTFDEAALGRAAREAIEFVEPQGWGQPPQLFGLVPTSLLATSQPDWADVLDDGASLTVIEQEPLPGDPRGGSAELDHVLATTTWPEEVVGCALVQEIIVLPPAAEADLDGALEPHLADVDAADRAGRAAAESHPERRTARMVAAVLRDGHRITLLTLQPEDDDPFADADLLRADQLAPGLIQGLLATFDED, encoded by the coding sequence ATGGGACGCGCGCGTACTCACCGACGCGAGACCCCACCCGGCGCGGGATGCGATCATGGGCGCGTGAGCTACGACGAGGCGGAGCAGACCTTCGACGAGGCGGCCCTGGGCCGCGCGGCCCGCGAGGCCATCGAATTCGTGGAGCCGCAGGGCTGGGGGCAGCCGCCGCAGCTCTTCGGGCTGGTCCCGACCTCGCTGCTCGCCACCAGCCAGCCGGACTGGGCCGACGTCCTCGACGACGGGGCCTCGCTCACGGTGATCGAGCAGGAGCCGCTGCCCGGCGACCCGCGCGGCGGCAGCGCGGAGCTCGATCATGTGCTCGCCACCACCACCTGGCCCGAGGAGGTCGTCGGGTGCGCGCTGGTGCAGGAGATCATCGTGCTGCCCCCGGCCGCGGAGGCCGATCTCGACGGTGCGCTCGAGCCGCACCTCGCCGACGTGGACGCCGCGGACCGGGCCGGTCGCGCCGCCGCCGAGAGCCACCCCGAGCGACGCACGGCGCGGATGGTCGCGGCCGTGCTGCGCGACGGCCACCGGATCACGCTGCTCACGCTGCAGCCCGAGGACGACGATCCGTTCGCGGACGCGGACCTGCTGCGCGCCGATCAGCTCGCGCCCGGCCTGATCCAGGGCCTGCTCGCCACCTTCGACGAGGACTGA
- a CDS encoding YlbL family protein: MTERRITTALAALVPLLVLVLLGMFVTVPYVAVGPGDTADTLTTYAERGADGEVTDRKVITIDGLPVHQPAGQLRFTTIAVTDGLNLYGALGKWISGAQIAPRDAYYPPGATREQIEEGNREQFTGSESSATVAALRYLKIPTAIGVVGLSQGGPSEGKLREGDVLESVDGAPVTATEQVAAALQGKKKGDVVTVAVRRADGAAQVPVTLGESEGKPRLGVVVGQVPADPKVHIGFGVQQVGGPSAGLMLTLGIIDLVEPGDLTGGRTVAGTGEISSDGRVGPIGGIEHKLQGAKRDGASVFLVPAANCDVAKSSPPDGLQLVKVDTVDGAVQALADVREGRPAPSC; encoded by the coding sequence GTGACGGAACGCAGGATCACGACAGCTCTCGCCGCCCTGGTGCCACTGCTGGTGCTCGTGTTGTTGGGCATGTTCGTGACGGTGCCCTACGTCGCCGTCGGTCCCGGCGACACCGCCGACACCCTCACCACCTACGCCGAGCGCGGCGCCGACGGCGAGGTCACCGACCGCAAGGTCATCACCATCGACGGCCTGCCCGTGCACCAGCCGGCCGGGCAGCTGCGCTTCACCACCATCGCCGTGACCGACGGCCTCAACCTCTACGGCGCGCTCGGCAAGTGGATCTCCGGTGCGCAGATCGCGCCGCGCGACGCCTACTACCCGCCCGGCGCCACCCGCGAACAGATCGAGGAGGGCAACCGTGAGCAGTTCACCGGCTCCGAATCCTCCGCCACCGTCGCCGCGCTGCGCTACTTGAAGATCCCCACCGCCATCGGCGTCGTCGGCCTGAGCCAGGGCGGACCGTCGGAGGGCAAGCTGCGCGAGGGCGACGTCCTCGAGTCCGTCGACGGTGCGCCCGTCACCGCCACGGAGCAGGTCGCCGCCGCCCTGCAGGGCAAGAAGAAGGGCGACGTCGTCACCGTCGCGGTCCGTCGGGCCGACGGCGCCGCGCAGGTCCCAGTCACGCTCGGCGAGTCCGAGGGCAAGCCCCGCCTGGGGGTCGTGGTGGGGCAGGTCCCCGCGGACCCGAAGGTCCACATCGGCTTCGGGGTGCAGCAGGTCGGCGGGCCGTCGGCCGGCCTCATGCTCACCCTCGGCATCATCGACCTGGTCGAGCCCGGGGATCTCACGGGCGGTCGCACCGTGGCCGGTACCGGGGAGATCTCCTCGGACGGCAGGGTCGGGCCGATCGGCGGTATCGAGCACAAGCTGCAGGGCGCCAAGCGCGACGGTGCCTCCGTCTTCCTGGTGCCCGCCGCCAACTGCGATGTCGCGAAGTCCTCGCCGCCCGACGGCCTGCAGCTGGTCAAGGTCGACACGGTCGACGGCGCCGTGCAGGCGCTCGCCGACGTGCGCGAGGGGCGCCCCGCGCCGTCCTGCTGA
- a CDS encoding zinc-dependent metalloprotease — MNDLPFGFSSGDDGGDDGKGRRDQPFGAGQPFDMSQLGDMLSQLGQMISGMGSGMTAPGAGTGEPVNYTVAAQLARQTLGKHEPVSEGQRQAVEESMHLAQLWLDGATVLPAGPQKTAAWSPVDWQEKTLPTWKRLVNPVAEKISGSWVQSMPEEAREMAAPMMGMFSQLGSVSFGTQLGQALGSLSKEVLTSTDIGLPLGPDDTAALLPEAIEVFSKDLDIKDQEILVYLAAREAAHQRLFSHVPWLRSRVLDTVEQYARGITIDMSGIEELSRNLDPTALQDPAKLEELMAAQGAALQPKATPEQTAALERLETLLALIEGWVETVVHAAIADRLPSAAALRETMRRRRASGGPAEQTFATLVGLELRPRKVREAADLWERILNATSMEERDGVWAHPDLIPDASDLDAPAAFIDRMLGDASGADPSDLDDPIGAIERLGRESGDE, encoded by the coding sequence ATGAATGACCTGCCCTTCGGATTCTCCTCCGGCGACGACGGCGGTGACGACGGCAAAGGCCGACGGGACCAGCCCTTCGGCGCCGGTCAGCCCTTCGACATGTCCCAGCTCGGCGACATGCTCAGCCAGCTCGGCCAGATGATCTCCGGCATGGGCTCGGGCATGACCGCGCCCGGCGCCGGCACCGGCGAGCCCGTCAACTACACCGTGGCGGCGCAGCTCGCGCGGCAGACCCTCGGCAAGCACGAGCCGGTCTCCGAGGGGCAGCGCCAGGCCGTCGAGGAGTCGATGCACCTCGCGCAGCTCTGGCTCGACGGTGCCACGGTGCTGCCCGCCGGCCCGCAGAAGACGGCGGCGTGGAGCCCCGTCGACTGGCAGGAGAAGACCCTGCCCACCTGGAAGCGGCTGGTGAACCCCGTGGCGGAGAAGATCTCCGGCTCGTGGGTGCAGAGCATGCCCGAGGAGGCTCGCGAGATGGCGGCGCCCATGATGGGCATGTTCAGCCAGCTCGGCTCGGTGTCCTTCGGCACGCAGCTCGGCCAGGCCCTGGGCTCGCTGTCGAAGGAGGTGCTCACCAGCACCGACATCGGCCTGCCGCTCGGCCCGGACGATACGGCGGCGCTGCTGCCCGAGGCGATCGAGGTCTTCAGCAAGGACCTCGACATCAAGGACCAGGAGATCCTGGTCTACCTGGCCGCGCGCGAAGCCGCGCACCAGCGCCTGTTCTCGCACGTGCCGTGGCTGCGTTCGCGCGTGCTCGACACCGTCGAGCAGTACGCGCGCGGCATCACGATCGACATGTCGGGCATCGAGGAGCTCTCCCGCAACCTCGATCCGACGGCGCTGCAGGACCCGGCGAAGCTCGAGGAGCTGATGGCCGCGCAGGGCGCCGCCCTGCAGCCCAAGGCCACGCCCGAGCAGACCGCCGCGCTCGAGCGCCTCGAGACGCTGCTCGCGCTCATCGAGGGCTGGGTCGAGACGGTCGTGCACGCGGCGATCGCCGACCGGCTGCCCAGTGCCGCCGCGCTGCGCGAGACGATGCGCCGCCGCCGCGCGTCGGGCGGTCCGGCGGAGCAGACCTTCGCCACGCTGGTCGGCCTGGAACTGCGCCCCCGCAAGGTGCGCGAGGCCGCCGACCTGTGGGAGCGCATCCTCAACGCGACCTCGATGGAGGAGCGCGACGGGGTGTGGGCCCACCCGGACCTGATCCCGGACGCCTCCGATCTGGACGCGCCCGCCGCGTTCATCGACCGCATGCTGGGCGACGCCTCCGGCGCGGATCCGTCGGACCTCGACGACCCGATCGGCGCGATCGAACGCCTGGGACGCGAGTCCGGCGACGAGTAG
- a CDS encoding ABC1 kinase family protein, translating into MSEITRGSAKRTAKLAGLPLGMASRTAVGWGKRLAGADKDEVNAELQAKAAEQLFEVLGQLKGGAMKLGQAMSVMEAAVPPEYAAPYRDALAKLQNEAPPMPAATVHKVLDQQLGTGWRDRFTSFDDDAAASASIGQVHRGVWSDGREVAVKVQYPGADEALRADLKALGRLSSVLKPLTPGADVKSLVQELTDRTEAELDYRYEATNQRKFAKAFDGDPNIQVPKVFASAPTVIISEWVAGRPLRDVIANGTQEERNDAASKLTEFEVSAPARTGLLHGDPHPGNFMIAPDGRLIALDFGAVAEYPGGIPPAVGKILRLARDEDYEALFPLLRSQGFIPPRLEITPEEIRSYLAPYVDPLRSESFHFTRKWLMKAAYTATDVRGEQFQTGRKLALPPEYVMLFRVLLGMVGICSQMEAEAPYRAIVEHWIPLLDGDD; encoded by the coding sequence GTGTCCGAGATCACCCGGGGCAGTGCCAAGCGCACCGCCAAGCTCGCGGGACTGCCGCTGGGCATGGCCAGCCGCACGGCCGTGGGCTGGGGCAAGCGTCTCGCCGGCGCCGACAAGGACGAGGTGAACGCGGAGCTGCAGGCCAAGGCCGCCGAGCAGCTCTTCGAGGTCCTCGGCCAGCTCAAGGGCGGCGCGATGAAGCTCGGCCAGGCGATGAGCGTGATGGAGGCCGCCGTGCCGCCCGAGTACGCCGCGCCCTACCGCGACGCGCTCGCCAAGCTGCAGAACGAGGCGCCGCCCATGCCGGCGGCCACCGTGCACAAGGTCCTCGACCAGCAGCTGGGTACCGGCTGGCGCGATCGGTTCACCTCCTTCGACGACGATGCCGCCGCGTCCGCCTCCATCGGGCAGGTGCACCGGGGCGTGTGGTCCGACGGCCGCGAGGTGGCGGTCAAGGTCCAGTACCCCGGAGCCGACGAGGCCCTGCGCGCCGACCTCAAGGCCCTCGGCCGCCTCAGCTCCGTGCTCAAGCCGCTCACCCCCGGCGCCGATGTGAAGTCCCTGGTCCAGGAGCTCACCGATCGCACGGAGGCCGAGCTGGACTACCGGTACGAGGCCACCAATCAGCGCAAGTTCGCCAAGGCCTTCGACGGTGACCCGAACATCCAGGTGCCCAAGGTCTTCGCGAGTGCTCCGACGGTGATCATCAGCGAGTGGGTCGCGGGGCGGCCGCTGCGCGACGTCATCGCGAACGGCACGCAGGAGGAGCGGAACGACGCGGCGTCCAAGCTCACCGAGTTCGAGGTGAGCGCCCCCGCCCGCACCGGGCTCCTGCACGGCGACCCGCACCCGGGCAACTTCATGATCGCGCCCGACGGTCGCCTCATCGCGCTCGACTTCGGCGCCGTGGCCGAGTACCCCGGTGGTATCCCGCCGGCCGTCGGCAAGATCCTGCGGCTGGCCCGCGACGAGGACTACGAGGCGCTGTTCCCGCTGCTGCGCAGCCAGGGCTTCATCCCGCCCCGCCTGGAGATCACGCCCGAGGAGATCCGCAGCTACCTCGCGCCCTACGTCGATCCGCTGCGCTCCGAGAGCTTCCACTTCACCCGCAAGTGGCTGATGAAGGCCGCGTACACGGCGACCGACGTGCGCGGCGAGCAGTTCCAGACGGGCCGCAAGCTCGCGCTGCCGCCGGAGTACGTGATGCTCTTCCGCGTCCTGCTCGGCATGGTCGGCATCTGCTCGCAGATGGAGGCGGAGGCGCCGTACCGCGCGATCGTCGAGCACTGGATCCCGCTGCTCGACGGCGACGACTGA
- a CDS encoding acyl CoA:acetate/3-ketoacid CoA transferase: MPIEPILMPTATSPIRDKVVTAKEAVRLVRDGDHLVLEGFAGQGFAEELVLALEERFLLTGTPKDLSLVFTVAQGDRGERGTVHLCHDGMLKRAMGGHYGMAPALQKLALSGEIEAYNLPQGVIAQLLRDSGAGKPGLLTHVGLGTFADPRLGGGKVNDATTEDRVRLMEIDGREYLFYKAFDRLDVAFLRGTTADPSGNVTMEKEALTLEALETAIAVHNKGGLVIVQVERIAERGSLNPRDVKIPGALVDCVVVATSPERHTQSWGSQYNPAMSGEIRQPLSWIDPMPLDPRKVIARRAALELRPNSVVNLGIGVPEGVAAVAAEEGVLEYLTLTAEPGVIGGMPAGGTDFGSAINADAILAQPSQFDFYDGGGLDAAFLGMAQADGGGNVNVSRFGPRLAGAGGFINISQNAKAVYFLGTFLAPSRTEIADGAVVTSEGPAAPKFVASVDQRTFSGEYALRSGQPVMYITERCVFRLTERGMELTEIAPGIDLQRDVLDLLGFEPVMDAPPTVMDPRIFRDDPMGLREDLLSVPLEARFSYDESRNLFFMNFEGVAVRTAEEVTRAADEIERRLAEIGRPVNVVINYDNFVLGPDLADEYAARVRRMGKYYTSVTRYTTSAFLRLKLADHLVDRGLAPHLYESRSEAVAASKPSAG, from the coding sequence ATGCCCATCGAGCCCATCCTGATGCCCACCGCGACCTCACCGATCCGCGACAAGGTGGTCACCGCCAAGGAGGCGGTGCGGCTCGTGCGCGACGGCGATCACCTCGTGCTCGAGGGCTTCGCCGGGCAGGGGTTCGCGGAGGAGCTCGTGCTGGCCCTGGAGGAGCGGTTCCTGCTCACCGGGACGCCGAAGGACCTCTCCCTGGTCTTCACCGTGGCGCAGGGCGACCGCGGCGAGCGCGGCACCGTGCACCTGTGCCACGACGGGATGCTCAAGCGCGCGATGGGCGGTCACTACGGCATGGCCCCCGCGCTGCAGAAGCTCGCGCTCTCCGGCGAGATCGAGGCGTACAACCTGCCGCAGGGCGTGATCGCCCAACTGCTGCGCGACAGTGGCGCGGGAAAGCCGGGGTTGCTCACCCACGTCGGACTCGGCACCTTCGCCGATCCCCGGCTCGGCGGCGGCAAGGTCAACGACGCCACCACCGAGGACCGGGTGCGACTGATGGAGATCGACGGCCGGGAGTACCTGTTCTACAAGGCTTTCGATCGGCTCGACGTCGCCTTCCTGCGCGGCACCACCGCCGACCCCAGCGGCAACGTCACGATGGAGAAGGAGGCGCTCACGCTCGAGGCGCTCGAGACGGCCATTGCGGTGCACAACAAGGGCGGCCTCGTGATCGTCCAGGTCGAGCGCATCGCCGAACGCGGCTCCCTCAACCCGCGCGACGTGAAGATCCCCGGCGCCCTCGTGGACTGCGTCGTCGTCGCGACCAGCCCCGAGCGGCACACCCAGTCGTGGGGCTCGCAGTACAACCCGGCGATGAGCGGCGAGATCCGGCAGCCGCTGAGCTGGATCGACCCGATGCCGCTGGACCCGCGCAAGGTCATCGCGCGGCGAGCGGCCCTCGAACTGCGGCCCAACTCCGTGGTCAACCTCGGCATCGGCGTGCCCGAGGGCGTCGCGGCCGTCGCCGCGGAGGAGGGCGTGCTCGAATACCTCACCCTCACCGCCGAGCCGGGCGTCATCGGCGGGATGCCCGCCGGCGGCACGGATTTCGGGTCCGCGATCAACGCCGACGCCATCCTCGCGCAGCCCTCGCAGTTCGACTTCTACGACGGCGGCGGCCTCGACGCCGCCTTCCTCGGCATGGCCCAGGCCGACGGTGGCGGCAACGTCAACGTCAGCCGGTTCGGGCCTCGCCTCGCCGGGGCCGGCGGGTTCATCAACATCAGCCAGAACGCGAAGGCGGTGTACTTCCTGGGCACGTTCCTCGCCCCGTCGCGCACGGAGATCGCCGACGGTGCCGTCGTCACCTCCGAGGGGCCGGCGGCGCCGAAGTTCGTGGCGTCGGTCGATCAGCGCACCTTCTCCGGGGAGTACGCGCTGCGCTCCGGTCAGCCGGTCATGTACATCACCGAGCGGTGCGTGTTCCGGCTGACCGAGCGCGGCATGGAGCTCACCGAGATCGCACCCGGCATCGACCTGCAGCGCGACGTGCTGGACCTGCTGGGGTTCGAGCCGGTCATGGACGCCCCGCCCACCGTCATGGACCCCCGGATCTTCCGCGACGATCCGATGGGGCTGCGCGAGGACCTGCTGTCGGTGCCGCTCGAGGCGCGATTCAGCTACGACGAGTCCCGGAACCTGTTCTTCATGAACTTCGAGGGCGTCGCGGTGCGGACCGCGGAGGAGGTGACGCGCGCCGCGGACGAGATCGAGCGGCGGCTCGCCGAGATCGGCCGGCCCGTCAACGTGGTGATCAACTACGACAACTTCGTGCTCGGACCCGACCTCGCGGACGAGTACGCCGCGCGGGTGCGCCGCATGGGCAAGTACTACACGTCGGTGACGCGGTACACGACCTCGGCGTTCCTGCGGCTCAAGCTGGCCGATCACCTCGTCGACCGCGGCCTCGCGCCGCACCTGTACGAGAGCCGGAGTGAGGCCGTCGCCGCGTCGAAGCCGAGCGCGGGGTAG
- a CDS encoding acyl-CoA dehydrogenase family protein encodes MTDQTTEALAEGIARSRDTDYLDMEALLTDEEKELLVKVRKFGDKELLPIVNDYWERGEFPFEILPRLRDLQIVGDTMTGYGITPMSAVGQGLVSYELGRIDGSIATFMGVHVGLAMQSIYILGSEEQRQRWLPAMANLDKIGAFALTEPDHGSDSVALEATATRDGDDWVLNGLKRWPGNATWCDVIVVFARDTGDGKVKAFVVEKGDPGYSATKIGGKVSLRMVQNADIVLDHVRVPDDRRLVHCNGFPDVSKVLMGTRNAVAWSSTGHAVAAYEIALTYAQRRTQFGKPIAATQSVQSKLVEMLGDVTAMQLYCIRLGRLLDQGAVTDTMAALAKYFCSVKARHVCRMARDVLGGNGITLDFHVMRHLCDMEALVTYEGTAEIQSLLVGREVTGSSAFV; translated from the coding sequence ATGACCGATCAGACCACCGAGGCGCTGGCGGAGGGCATCGCCCGCTCCCGCGACACCGACTACCTCGACATGGAGGCCCTCCTCACCGACGAGGAGAAGGAACTGCTGGTCAAAGTCCGCAAGTTCGGCGACAAGGAGTTGCTGCCGATCGTGAACGACTACTGGGAGCGCGGCGAATTCCCCTTCGAGATCCTGCCGAGGCTGCGCGACCTGCAGATCGTCGGCGACACCATGACCGGCTACGGCATCACGCCGATGAGCGCCGTCGGGCAGGGGTTGGTCTCCTACGAGCTGGGCCGCATCGACGGCAGCATCGCCACCTTCATGGGTGTCCACGTCGGCCTCGCCATGCAGTCGATCTACATCCTCGGCTCCGAGGAGCAGCGGCAGCGCTGGCTGCCGGCGATGGCGAACCTCGACAAGATCGGCGCGTTCGCGCTCACCGAACCCGACCACGGCTCCGACTCGGTCGCGCTGGAGGCGACGGCCACGCGCGACGGCGACGACTGGGTCCTCAACGGCCTCAAGCGCTGGCCCGGCAACGCGACGTGGTGCGACGTCATCGTGGTCTTCGCGCGCGACACCGGCGACGGCAAGGTCAAGGCCTTCGTCGTCGAGAAGGGCGACCCCGGCTACAGCGCCACCAAGATCGGCGGCAAGGTCTCGCTGCGCATGGTGCAGAACGCCGACATCGTGCTCGATCACGTGCGCGTCCCCGACGACCGCCGCCTTGTGCACTGCAACGGCTTCCCCGACGTCTCCAAGGTGCTCATGGGTACCCGCAACGCGGTCGCCTGGTCATCGACCGGCCACGCCGTGGCCGCCTACGAGATCGCGCTCACCTACGCGCAGCGACGCACCCAGTTCGGCAAGCCGATCGCCGCCACGCAGAGCGTGCAGAGCAAGCTCGTCGAGATGCTCGGCGACGTGACCGCGATGCAGCTCTACTGCATCCGCCTCGGCCGCCTGCTCGATCAGGGCGCCGTCACCGACACCATGGCCGCGCTCGCCAAGTACTTCTGCAGCGTCAAGGCCCGGCACGTGTGTCGCATGGCCCGCGATGTACTGGGCGGCAACGGGATCACGCTTGATTTCCACGTGATGCGGCACCTGTGCGACATGGAGGCGCTGGTCACCTACGAGGGCACGGCGGAGATCCAGTCGCTGCTCGTGGGGCGGGAGGTCACGGGCAGCAGCGCCTTCGTCTGA
- a CDS encoding WhiB family transcriptional regulator, translating to MEDRPVERTVRTIDSISITRPTSVENRVPCRAGDPDLWFAEAPSDLERAKTLCETCPLQRACLAAALERGEPWGVWGGQIFEQGVVIARKRPRGRPRKNAA from the coding sequence ATGGAGGACCGTCCCGTGGAACGGACCGTCCGCACCATCGATTCCATCAGTATCACCCGACCGACCAGTGTCGAGAACCGTGTGCCCTGCCGTGCCGGTGATCCCGACCTCTGGTTCGCCGAGGCCCCGTCGGACCTCGAGCGGGCCAAGACCCTCTGCGAGACCTGCCCCCTCCAGCGCGCCTGCCTGGCCGCCGCCCTTGAGCGCGGCGAGCCCTGGGGCGTATGGGGCGGCCAGATCTTCGAGCAGGGCGTCGTGATCGCGCGCAAGCGCCCGCGCGGCCGGCCGCGGAAGAATGCGGCCTGA